A single window of Gossypium hirsutum isolate 1008001.06 chromosome A10, Gossypium_hirsutum_v2.1, whole genome shotgun sequence DNA harbors:
- the LOC107897658 gene encoding uncharacterized protein — protein MDKATPAPESPPVSPPQQAALHQDDAAGDDENVKQLKECSALYLSLQDCLIKSNRNWKSCQMEVQALKACNERRKK, from the exons ATGGACAAAGCAACGCCAGCACCAGAATCTCCGCCAGTATCGCCACCACAACAGGCGGCGCTTCATCAAGACGACGCAGCTGGTGACGATGAGAACGTGAAGCAATTGAAGGAATGCTCTGCTCTCTACTTATCCTTGCAA GATTGTCTTATTAAGAGCAACAGGAATTGGAAATCTTGTCAAATGG aGGTTCAAGCTTTGAAGGCATGCAATGAAAGGAGGAAAAAATAG
- the LOC107897657 gene encoding uncharacterized protein, producing MLYNEVIVVTNSYLPKALLSSGQILYLTKKVIDFNNQKVKRLEETRLSQTRARFNAIAYTRCFISLYNVAKGERISRMQSTRVYDMICQQEFQDCTGCGDQASFPVFGVPHGAVNYHAELYEISSEI from the exons ATGTTGTACAATGAGGTAATAGTTGTAACCAATTCGTATCTACCAAAGGCTCTTTTGAGCAGTGGACAAATATTGTATTTGACCAAGAAGGTAATAGATTTTAACAACCAGAAAGTTAAACGTCTTGAAGAAACTAGATTAAGCCAGACTCGCGCACGTTTCAATGCAATCGCTTATACCCGGTGCTTtatttctctctataatgttgcAAAAGGAGAGCGAATTTCCAG GATGCAAAGCACCAGAGTCTATGACATGATCTGTCAACAAGAGTTCCAAGACTGTACTGGTTGTGGAGATCAGGCTAGTTTTCCTGTTTTTGGGGTTCCCCATGGAGCTGTAAATTACCAT gcAGAGTTATATGAAATAAGCTCGGAGATATGA